Part of the Quercus robur chromosome 5, dhQueRobu3.1, whole genome shotgun sequence genome, ccgctcagtcctcggaagacccaaaatcccattgacgaaagtggaatacaagcaaacttaaaagattagaaaatatctcagggaaatagtctttaatacccttcattgacatgacaccgcacctaacagagctggattcttaggctttatggaccatctcccacaatttcgggattagactgatgggacaaatctctgtcctggaaaagtcgaccctacacgtggacgggggataatgaacgtaggctagtataaaagaaaacgcaaGGTAACAAAGTAAGGGGGGGGATCCATCTCACTTCCGAAGAAagactccaggaatgagaagGCCCGGAAAATATATACGCTCCACCAGGGataacccatcgacgggtaaccggagaatacattagtgctcctcggacatgatccgaggagctcAATCCTTCAATCCATAAAGTTAAGGGCTTAGATAaccggactaaagcctttttCAGTCTAGGTTTGTCTAATgtccggcctgtactaacgtcccgtgacccaactccagcctttcaaacccactctctacaaaatttattgtgaaggatccatcacgcgcgagcccaacgtcatcgttgggccgcttgagaatcgtgtccctacaatatatatataatttttatttttacaatttaatttataagtgggtAAAATAATTTGACAATTAACAGGAAACttgtcctattttttaggcCATGTTTTAGGGGAGTTAGAATTGCATTTTTATGgaattgtcctttagttttgtctctacttaaacataggagttttaatttacatatctatCCCTGATAGTTGAAAACTTATGAGTGGGTATGTGAGGGTATTTTAGGCATGAAAAAtgtggaatccaaacaggggaagccccttaaatagtagtacaGATAAAAATCAGTTTATAAtacattcaaaattaaaaccatCGTAGTCTCATactttgagttttgagagagcATGAGAATCTTGTACACCATTTTCTCAATGAAtgaatacaaaatatatatagtaaaatttagaGAGTTAATAAATATATGGATTTCAAGTCAATATTGGTACTAATTAATAATACCAGCTTAAATGACCttctaaaaaaagtaaaagtctATTTTGTCTAATTATTGTAACAATTGTCTACTACTTCTCATTAAGAGTACCCACAACAAATGTGAGATATGTGccaaatgttaaatatttggcacatatctcACATCAAACCAAGTTTGACCCTATTTATCAGATGTTgtaaatgctatattttttgCAACTTGCTACAGTACAATCACAAATATGCAACTGTACGGTAAGATGTGGTATATtgggtttattaattttttatttctctttcacTCTCAGCAACTGTACAGTACATTGAGatttgaaagaaagaataaaatgttactattgaacaaataataaagaaagaataaaataagaattaaaaagaataaaaaaataatatttaaatgaagtggtaaaaatatagaacatctgataaatgggaaattgtaaaatgatgtagtaaaataataaagtaggcttttggtgtgacaaaatggcataatttttACAACGTCTGCTACGGATGCTCTATTTATAGCTATAGAtggttaaattttaaaatattttataattttgcttCGAAGATTCTAAGTTTTAACATGTTACCTGTACCTACTATGGAACtccctttttttccttcaaatattttattttttattgttcgAAAATATTGTCCAATTTCAAAAGTAAACTATCATAATTGAGTAACTTTATAATAAACAACATTCTTTAGttgaatttatgaaaatttgcAAGACTTTTTAGAAAggctaattatatatattcccATAAAAAgggtaattatatatatatatatatatatatatttttgatagtTGGCATCCCTAGCACCATAATTAGAGTaggatttgttgttgttgttgttgttgttttttttttttttttttaagaaaaagagtaGGAATTGTTAGTACCCATTTTTGAAAATACCATTatcacataaatcacaaaaaaaaaaaaataaaaataataccattaaattcaaaaggtaaattttcctcaaaaaaaaaaaaaaatcaaaaggtaattttttataatgggCTAGACATCATAATATGCCAAGACATGGGCTTAGCTTTTAGCGATATAGGCCGACGGGTACCAATTTATTCTGGGTGAATAACCCGGCCCACTATACAAACCCTAGAGAAACCCTACCTTTTGAACAAGAAGaaagaacaaacaaaccaaGCAAAACCAGCATTTCACCTTCAACCTCTGTTTGATTGCCGAGAAAAATccgtctaaaaaaaaaaaccccaactcaactttctcggcaaccaaacagaaaaCAATCACTGTTGACGAAAAGCAATGAACTACCGTTTCCAAAACCTACTTGGAGCTCCATACAGAGGAGGCAACGTAGTGATCAGCAACAACACTTTGCTAATCTCACCGGTCGGTAACCGCGTGAGCGTCACCGACCTCATCAAGTCCCAAACCCTAACCCTCCCAATCCAGTCCTCCGCCGACATCTCCCGCCTCGCCGCCTCTCCCGACGGCGTCTTCCTCATCACCGTCGACAACAACCGCCGCTGCCTCTTCATCAACCTCCGCCGCCACGTCATCCTCCACCGCATTTCCTTCAAGAGCGCCGTCACCGCCCTCCAGTTCAGCCCCGACGGGTCCCGCATCGCCGTCGCCGTCGGCAAGCTCGTCCAGATATGGCGGTCGCCGGGGTTCAGGAAGGAGTTCTTCCCCTTCGAGCTAGTCAGGACCTTCGCCGACTTCGACGACAAGGTCACGGCGCTGAATTGGAGCCCCGACTCGAACTACCTCGTCGCCGGGTCGAAGGACTTCACGGCGAGACTCTTCTCCGTTAACCTAATCGCCAAAACGAAgccgtttttgtttttggggcaTAGGGACACCGTAGTCGGTGCGTTTTTTGGTATTGATAAGAACACTAAAAGAGTAGATAGGGTTTATACAGTTACTAGGGATTGTTACTTGTTTAACTGGGAATGGCAAGATGGTAAATTGGATGAAACCGAAGGAGTGGATATGGAAACTGATGGCAAAGATGGTAATTTGGAGGAAAATGGTGGGTATTTGGTTGGAGGGAAATGGAGGTTGTTGAGGAAGGATTGTTTTAATCAGGCTCCGGCGAAGTTGACAGCGTGTGATTATCATGCCGGGCTTGATATGTTGGTGGTCGGGTTTTCGAATGGGGTTTTCGGGTTGTATAGGACTGTGCCTGATTTTGTTTGCATTCACTTGTTGTCGATTTCAAGAGAGAAGATTACTACGGCTGTGTTTAATGAGGCCGGGAATTGGTTGACATTCGGGTGCGCGAAGCTTGGGCAGTTGCTTGTGTGGGAGTGGAGGTCAGAGAGTTATGTGGTGAAGCAGCAGGGGCATTACTTTGATGTCAATTGTGTGGCTTACTCGCCTGATTCACAGCTCGTGGCTACTGGAGCCGATGATAATAAAGTCAAGgtaaaaatgatttaatgacTTAAAAGTTAAAGCATGAAAGTTTGGTTGATATGCAAGGTTTTAGCTCAAATGACTTGGCTATTTGGTTTTGGATGTGGTATATGTTTGTGCATATTGTATGGAAATGTTTATAGAGAGAAATTGTGGTGATTATAATAATAGTGCAGTGCATGTGGATAGCAAGTGTCTGATGTTAGGCATTTTGTTTCTGTTGAGAAATGCTGTATGCAATGAGCTGATGTGGCTGTTTCAAAATGAGTGATGCTAGGGACACTATTAATTTTACTACTACATAGGCTATACGCCTGTTTGTCAACTTTTAAAGATAACAAGAAAAAGTAATTGCTACATTAGCTTGTAAGGTTTTTGTAGTAAACTTGGTAGTAGTTTTAACATTTTCTGTTTTAAAATTGACCAATTAGTATGTTACTCTAAAGGTTTTCTTCCCATTACCTCAACCATACTCCAGTTTCTGCTTCTGCACGGTGAACATTTTGGAGGTTTGAAGCATCAGTCATGTTACCTTGGCAAAACACGCAAATTAGCGTTGTCTTATGATTTCAATTTTGCATACTAGTTTGTGGGTACTGAAACTAGCCTGGTAGGTGACATATTGGCATTGCATTACCtctcaatcatttttttaaatacccaCTTCCATGAGCAattagttgaatttaattttatactACATGTTTTGGCCGCTAGCATTATATTCAACTTAGCATTGCTTGGATCATTGGAAACTGTTAGGTAGACTCTCTATCAAACTCATTCTCAATATCCTTAAGGTTGTCTTTCTGATTGTTCTATATGAATATGTGCTGAATGTTAAATCTTTTTTGTCTCCTTTTCTCCTATTAAGTTTTTACTTGAACTAATGTACTAGTTTTAGCGTTTGCCTTCATGCAGGTCTGGACTGTTTCATCAGGCTTCTGCTTTGTAACATTCTCAGAGCACACTAATGCAGTCACTGCTCTCCATTTTATGGCTAGTAACCATTGTCTCTTAAGTGCATCTCTAGATGGGACTGTCCGTGCATGGGATTTGTTCCGTTATCGAAATTTTAGGACATTTACTACCCCTTCAACTAGGCAATTTGTTTCTTTGGCGGCTGATCAAAGCGGTGAAGTGATTTGTGCTGGAACTCTAGATTCATTTGAGGTATTCTTTGTCCATCTCTGATGGATGTTAACAGTCACCACTACTCTTttcctccccctccccccctaACCTTCCCAAATATTTTGctgactttttttaataatttcaagTTCAGATCTTTGTTTGGTCAATGAAGACTGGCCGTTTGTTGGATGTGCTTAGTGGTCATGAAGGTCCTGTTCATGGGTTGATGTTTTCTCCTACAAATGTGAGTTTACCTGTCTTTTGTCTATTTTGTTTCTGCATGGTAGCATGTGCCTATCTTTGTTATTGTTACAAATTATGCTTATCTgattgtaatttttgttttccatgAATAGTGTGACCAGttactcccccccccccccctccctcctGACATTCTATTGAATAGTGATTTAACCAAAGTCCAttaaggagttttttttttgtctagtaggggtttttttttaaagatttatcCTTATTTTCATAGATTGCCTAATAAGGTGTTCGTTTATCACATGTAGGCAATCTTAGCTTCTTCATCATGGGACAGAACTGTTCGGTTGTGGGATGTTTTTGAAGGGAAAGGTGCTGTTGAGACATTTCCTCATACACATGAGGTTCTTACATTGGTTTATCGTCCAGATGGAAGGCAATTGGCTTCCAGCACATTAGATGGGCAGATTCATTTCTGGGACCCAATTGATGGCGTGTTAATGTACACCATTGAGGGCCGTAGGGATATTGCTGGTGGCCGTCTCATGACTGATCGTAGATCTGCTGCTAACTCGAGTTCAGGAAAGTGCTTCACAACTTTATGCTATTCTGCTGATGGGAGTTACATTTTAGCAGCAGGGACTAGCAAATATATCTGTATGTATGATGTTGCAGATCAGGTTAGTTTGCATACATCATAGAGACAGAGATAATTTATTATAGTGAACCtagacttatcaaaaaaaaaacttattatagTGAACCTATAACTCAGTTGTTTTTGTTCTCTGAAAATTGTCTTCGTTCTGCATATGATAAAAAGCTCTCATAACCTCTAATCATTTGTTGGGTGGGTAATTGTGGAAACTAGACAAAGAACCATGTGGAAGAGatatttgctttttctttttctttttttaaaagacatTAAGTAATAAAGTTATTAAAttatacttataaaaataatgataaagtTATTAAATTCTTTTGTACACATATGCTTTTCTCCCCTTTTCAGAGGTTGTTGAAGACAATGCTCATAAATCCTTGACTATGCGCTGAATaataaggacaaaacttaggtacagtaccttaagTGTTATTCCTTAAGTTCCCTtcttaagattcagccatgtgactacttaactaaaaattatatttccatCCCATaagaaaaaaatccacatgattgaatcttaagaggagaacttaaagaacagcacctaagtactgtacttaagtcttgccctaataataatatatacatatctCTTAGGCAATATATTTAAAGATAAAGTACTTATTTTGACACGTATCATATTATTGCTACTTCAATTGACAAAATTGATTTAGATTAGTTTGTCCCACTCTCAACATTTATAACACCTAATTTTTTAGCTTATTGtgcattttttaaagaaatttattctgTGTTCCTTTATCTAgttcctaaattttttggttagTGGACATGACTCTCACCAAAATGTCAAACAGGATAGCAAATAACAGTTGCTCCATTTCCATAACATATTTATGTTCAATTGTTaatgcttcatttcaatatatatattattctagGTGCATCTGTGACTTGCCAATATAAAAACGTTTCATTAGATAAATTCTTCTGTCTTTACATTTCTATTCGAAATTGGTGATTGGAAAAATGATTGTTTTGACGGGAGGACAGTAAAGATTAGATTTTATTGCTTCATATAGAACCCTATGATGAACTACTAAAAGATTATACGTGACCACTATAGGTTgcaatattcttttctttttaaagtatAGACCTATAATGGTTATATGATTTAAGATATatcttaatttaaataattgctttacacgcacacacacacgtgcgcgcgcgcgcgcatgtgtgtatttatttatctatttatttattttagtatacTAAATtgaataagtttatatatttttgatgaataaataagtttatatatttacATCTACACTGCACAGGTATTGCTGCGTCGATTTCAAATAACCCATAATCTTTCTCTTGATGGAGTTCTTGACTTCTTAAACTCAAAGAATATGACGGAAGCTGGCCCTATGGATCTAATTGATGATGATAACAGTGACACAGAAGAAGGTGTTGATAAACAATCCCGAGCAAAGTTAGGTTATGATTTACCAGGATCATTGCCTAACCGTGGAAGGCCTGTTATTCGTACAAAGTGCCTCAGAATTGCACCCACTGGGCGGAGCTTTGCAGCAGCAACAACAGAGGGGGTGTTGGTATATTCAATTGACGAATCCTTTATCTTTGATCCCACAGACCTTGACATAGATGTTACACCAGAGGTATACCCCCTTTTAAACTGTAACCATTGCTTATGATACGAAAATGaagatcataaaaaataattttctttatttcatctCTTTCAGTTTTAACCAAATAAGCAAAACCTCATTCagtttttcaaatagttttgatcAGAATTTGATCACATTGGGTAGTCAATTAGTTAATAGATATTAAATAGAAATAGCAGCGCTATTTTCCTTATTTAATAGCagcattttccttttctgtTACCCCTATCCATTTCGGTTTAGTAGCAgctttactttttatattgtctttacttcaattatatatttatttatctgGTTATGCTGTTATACAGGCAGTTGACACAGCACTAAATGAAGATCAACAAAACAGAGCTTTGATTCTTAGCCTTCGTTTAAATGAGGATTCTCTGATAAAAAAATGCATCTTTGCCATCAGTCCAGTAGATATACCAGCTGTTGCTTCATCAATCCCTTACAGATATCTACAGAGATTAATAGAAGCATTTGCAGATCTTCTAGAAAGCTGCCCGCATTTGGAGTTCATACTTAGATGGTGTCAGGTATTTTCCCCATAACTTCCAACTTTTTAAACTATTTCTGTTCATGTTAGATGCAGATGATGGCTGCATGGTGCTAGTTTTTAGATCTCATACATGGATTGTGATTGGTTTGTGTGGCAGGAGCTCTGCAAAGCTCATGGCAACTCTATTCAACAGAATTCCAGAAATCTGCTTCCTGCTTTAAAATCGTTGCAGAAAGCAATTACTAGAACACATCAGGATTTGGCAGATACTTGTTCCTCCAATGAATATATGCTTCGATATTTATGCTCTACAAGTGCCAAGAAATGAAGAGGTGTAGTAACTTGTGGGCACTTCAGCAAGGTTTTGGAAATATTATCCACACCCATTGTTGTTCTACTGCATTGTTGATGGTTTAATTCATCTTCAGCAAAACCATCCGGCTAGGCATGGAATTATGCTGCAGCTTGTGAGAAGCTGGAAGATATCCATGAAAGCATGCCGTCGAGGAGTTGTCCAGTCTTCATTGCAAAACCATCCATGCACCAAATTTTGCTGTTCAATACCAAAGTATTTTTGGCATCAGTTCATGCTGTCTCTCTAATTTGTTTAAACCAATTTTGCTGTTAGAACATTAGCCTCTGAGCAGATAGGCATCAGAATATGATAGTATCAAAGCCGATACATTATAGTTTTGTTGTATGCTCAAAAGGAAATTTTGATGGAATCAAAAGTTTGTGCATTTCTCATTTTAGTTTCTTTGTAGAGTTCAATAAATTGATAATTGTTTGCTTGAACGAACTTTACTATAGTTACTTTAAAACATGAGCAATATGTTTTGCAGAGCAAGGgttccctccccccccccccccccccacgcggccccaaataataataataataataataataataataatattattattattattattattatatatataaaaagtaaatgaCAGAGATCTTGTGCCAGTTTTGGCATTGATGATGCTTGTTGCCAATTTGGTTCTCAGCTTTGGGTTTTATGATGGATTTCTGTGGTGGCTTGGATCTGGTTTACAGTTTAGGAGCATGGGTGGTCAAGACCAATGATAGTTTTTATGAGGGTAAAATGGTGAGGTACTGAGGTGGTTTTGGGTGTTGGCATGAGAGATTTTTGTGGTGCGGCTTTGGTGATTTGCAGTAGAACCTGGCCAACAGAGGGAAGCAACACCAATGCCATTGTGGGTTTTTGTTGTCGTTAGCAATGGGTGGTAGGTGAAACATAATAAGAGCATAAAAAACGtgcaattcaacagttagatttttaaaatatgtagtaatgtttattttattgagtaatgtTGTAATTTTAGGCTATAACCAGTTTTGTAAATTGGAGTAGGAGCTATCATCCCAAATCAAGTGTCAAGCTTTTAGCCTACTTCAGAGAGCACTACTGAAGATCTTTTTATGTCCACAAACCACATTTCCCCATATTTCCCCTCTAAGAATTCATGAGCTTAGTTCATATATTAGTTTTTAGACATTTTTAGTACTTTAAAAGCTAATTTGCTAAAACTTGGATGATTTGTTTATGGCTTCCTCTAGTGGCAACTGAAACTTAGTAAGgaagaatgacatttattgcATTTCAGCTTTCTGGCGTCAACCCAACTCCTGAGTACTATTCACGTTAGAAATGGCAGCAATAGAGAAGTTTATGGGACAGGTGGCCAGCTCGTACTTTGGTTTAGGAGCTTGGTTACTTCTTGAGGTGCTCTCTCGCAGAAGGCAAAACTGAATGGGGTTTTCTAGTTGGGTCAGTTTGCACATATGGGTTGTTTTGGTTGAGATTTCAGTTTGGGCTTAGCCATAAGGATTGAGTATTTTGGTGGGCCTTTGACTTGGTGATTCTCTTCACTTTGGtctatttttttgctttctcattGTAAACCCTACAAAATGGACAAAATTACCATATATTGCCATGAATTTTTATTCCACACGGGTTTTAATTGTtagtaaaaatgaaatgtattcatgagttttaataaatttttatgataGGTTTTGGGTACTAATTTTCATGggttttaaataacaatttatatagtttctcataacatttataaataatttttgtcatgaattattttgtaaatgatatttttttagggCTTTTAAATAATAACCTCCAATATTTATTGTgaataatatttaccatgggTTTAAACAAAGGCAATATCCAtgtttttctaataaaatatgGTAACAACCTCTATAATGGAATAATGTGATATTCTCATGGGTTTTCTATAAATAATCATAATGGACTTATAGgataaataattatcatgagttttttaaataaatatcatgAATGTTGTGATATAAGATAAATATTGACTATGGATTCTTATATAAATTCTATTGTTTTATAATAtggtatgaaataaataaatgtcatggtTTTAAGATAAATAGTCATAACTTTCCATGAgcttttataagatgattgACATGAAttttgagaatagataattGACATAGATTCCATGGGCTtgtaatattatagtaataggTTTAAAAACTTAAAGCATTATTCATCATTGGACTTAAAGTGGAATACTTATGATATAGtgtgtgagagtgcctttttcgtgacactcaggcccaaggatcccgggcctaaatgaaaaggaggatttggtggaccgggccttgactcaccgcagctaacgagctgtttaagaatcaagtggatGCAGAGAATACTTctgacaatataaagaaaatgacaaacaaggatatcgaagagtgccaaaaattaacaaggcaaattcagaaggaaagaaacaggattagcaaagcgataaaaattagtgctgtggggatcctgggaaatatgaagtaatgtttcattaatacattatctgtttgattacagaaagctcactaagacgtgatacaaggttcaatcaagctcaaaaattgcagtcttgaatgactatttcagccttcaaaacttgcaaagtttgattctcgttgaatccgagtatgtgtaatagtggcttttacaagatac contains:
- the LOC126725636 gene encoding periodic tryptophan protein 2, which codes for MNYRFQNLLGAPYRGGNVVISNNTLLISPVGNRVSVTDLIKSQTLTLPIQSSADISRLAASPDGVFLITVDNNRRCLFINLRRHVILHRISFKSAVTALQFSPDGSRIAVAVGKLVQIWRSPGFRKEFFPFELVRTFADFDDKVTALNWSPDSNYLVAGSKDFTARLFSVNLIAKTKPFLFLGHRDTVVGAFFGIDKNTKRVDRVYTVTRDCYLFNWEWQDGKLDETEGVDMETDGKDGNLEENGGYLVGGKWRLLRKDCFNQAPAKLTACDYHAGLDMLVVGFSNGVFGLYRTVPDFVCIHLLSISREKITTAVFNEAGNWLTFGCAKLGQLLVWEWRSESYVVKQQGHYFDVNCVAYSPDSQLVATGADDNKVKVWTVSSGFCFVTFSEHTNAVTALHFMASNHCLLSASLDGTVRAWDLFRYRNFRTFTTPSTRQFVSLAADQSGEVICAGTLDSFEIFVWSMKTGRLLDVLSGHEGPVHGLMFSPTNAILASSSWDRTVRLWDVFEGKGAVETFPHTHEVLTLVYRPDGRQLASSTLDGQIHFWDPIDGVLMYTIEGRRDIAGGRLMTDRRSAANSSSGKCFTTLCYSADGSYILAAGTSKYICMYDVADQVLLRRFQITHNLSLDGVLDFLNSKNMTEAGPMDLIDDDNSDTEEGVDKQSRAKLGYDLPGSLPNRGRPVIRTKCLRIAPTGRSFAAATTEGVLVYSIDESFIFDPTDLDIDVTPEAVDTALNEDQQNRALILSLRLNEDSLIKKCIFAISPVDIPAVASSIPYRYLQRLIEAFADLLESCPHLEFILRWCQELCKAHGNSIQQNSRNLLPALKSLQKAITRTHQDLADTCSSNEYMLRYLCSTSAKK